One Tunturibacter gelidoferens genomic region harbors:
- a CDS encoding DinB family protein yields MVEPWLRGTLTEIDAVRRQVLHALELAAEDVERWCAGLGDEEMNARPFGIAPVAFHLRHIARSLDRLLTYAEGGALSGTQMDALASEMQDGASAEVVLAEVRAGLAEARQRVLMVSQGSYEDPRGVGRALLPSTVGGLLVHCAEHTQRHIGQAVTTAKIVTGARV; encoded by the coding sequence ATGGTTGAGCCGTGGTTGCGAGGGACGTTGACTGAAATCGACGCGGTAAGGCGACAGGTGCTGCACGCTCTGGAACTGGCGGCGGAGGACGTCGAGCGTTGGTGTGCAGGATTGGGCGATGAGGAGATGAATGCGCGGCCGTTTGGCATAGCTCCGGTGGCGTTTCATCTCCGTCACATCGCGCGAAGCCTCGATCGTCTGCTGACCTATGCGGAGGGTGGGGCTTTATCCGGGACACAAATGGATGCGTTGGCCAGTGAGATGCAGGATGGTGCGTCTGCCGAGGTTGTGCTCGCTGAGGTCCGGGCTGGATTGGCTGAGGCACGACAGCGCGTATTGATGGTCTCGCAGGGAAGTTATGAAGATCCGCGTGGAGTGGGCCGGGCGTTGTTGCCCAGCACGGTAGGCGGACTGCTTGTCCATTGCGCGGAGCATACGCAGCGGCACATCGGACAGGCTGTCACAACGGCGAAGATCGTGACGGGAGCGCGTGTCTAA
- a CDS encoding DUF3179 domain-containing (seleno)protein has protein sequence MPQTQEIQAVRNKTGYFFALASVCALISAACVAIPMFVIRPFRPQGARELEIALTVRHAGPWLAGVCVAVVLLVVFLLWKAARIGARIALVCLLVLAFASVSFTHVNIFEKMFHPYDSPSFESAYEAKVDSDDKVLAVRVGQEARAYPIRTMGYHHIVNDTIGGVPIAVTYCTLCHTGLVWSRVVDGQLLHFRLAGINNGNALLRDEQTSSIWQQSTGEAIFGLLKGQQLKLVRSNELTFALWKSEEPHGQVLKSDPPYAAEYDPKDWEKHVARTTTVVDTTRSGIGPHQLMLGVAVAGQSKAYPIEAILAAKLIQDRVGSLPLIVVVGPDGASIRVFEGTLENRPLTFARSADDQGISDIDTASVWNFQGCAVEGSLTGRCLAEIDAHKDYWFDWMNHHPESAVFKN, from the coding sequence ATGCCACAAACGCAGGAGATACAAGCGGTACGAAACAAAACCGGATATTTTTTTGCTCTGGCGTCGGTGTGTGCCCTCATTTCGGCTGCCTGTGTCGCCATTCCGATGTTTGTCATTCGCCCATTCCGCCCACAGGGCGCGCGAGAGTTGGAGATTGCTCTGACCGTTCGCCACGCCGGCCCATGGCTTGCGGGCGTGTGCGTTGCGGTCGTGCTGCTGGTGGTGTTTCTCCTCTGGAAGGCAGCACGGATTGGCGCTCGGATCGCACTAGTCTGCTTGCTTGTGCTTGCGTTCGCGAGCGTATCTTTTACGCACGTCAACATCTTCGAAAAGATGTTTCACCCCTACGATTCGCCCTCATTCGAAAGCGCATACGAGGCAAAAGTCGACTCCGACGACAAGGTGCTCGCTGTCAGAGTAGGACAGGAAGCACGGGCCTATCCGATACGGACCATGGGCTATCACCATATTGTGAACGACACGATAGGCGGTGTCCCGATCGCCGTGACCTATTGCACGTTGTGTCACACAGGGCTGGTGTGGAGTCGCGTCGTCGACGGACAGCTACTGCATTTTCGCCTTGCCGGCATCAACAACGGCAATGCTCTCCTGCGAGATGAGCAGACCAGCAGTATCTGGCAGCAGAGCACCGGCGAGGCCATCTTCGGTCTGTTGAAGGGGCAGCAACTGAAGCTCGTTCGGAGCAACGAGTTGACCTTCGCCTTGTGGAAGAGCGAGGAGCCGCATGGGCAGGTATTGAAGTCGGACCCACCGTATGCGGCAGAGTACGACCCGAAAGACTGGGAGAAGCATGTCGCCAGGACAACAACGGTGGTCGACACAACGCGCTCCGGGATTGGACCGCATCAGCTGATGCTGGGAGTCGCCGTGGCGGGACAGAGCAAGGCTTATCCGATTGAGGCGATCCTCGCCGCAAAACTGATTCAGGATCGGGTTGGAAGTCTGCCCCTTATCGTAGTGGTGGGGCCTGATGGCGCATCCATCAGAGTATTCGAAGGAACCCTCGAGAATAGGCCCCTGACCTTTGCACGAAGTGCAGACGACCAGGGAATAAGCGACATCGATACAGCCAGCGTCTGGAACTTCCAGGGTTGCGCCGTAGAGGGATCGCTAACCGGACGCTGCTTAGCAGAGATCGACGCGCACAAGGACTACTGGTTCGACTGGATGAACCATCATCCCGAATCAGCGGTATTCAAGAATTGA
- the ribA gene encoding GTP cyclohydrolase II, producing the protein MPFASVTKVADADFPTRWGHFRILGFEGVIENPAACNDNIPPPAIRVEGAVALVMGDVHAAPPIVRIHSQCLTGDVFHSLRCDCRQQFELAMALITDEGTGIMLYEQQEGRGIGLMAKLRAYELQDKGLDTIEANLELGYEADCRHFELPAQILKQMGITEVRLITNNPEKVEALELAGIKVVERISAEVPSEPTNERYLQTKREKMGHLVS; encoded by the coding sequence ATGCCGTTCGCAAGTGTTACCAAAGTAGCCGACGCCGACTTTCCAACCCGCTGGGGGCACTTCCGTATCCTCGGCTTCGAGGGTGTGATCGAAAACCCAGCCGCCTGCAACGACAACATCCCTCCGCCGGCCATACGCGTAGAGGGAGCGGTCGCTCTGGTGATGGGCGACGTTCACGCAGCACCTCCGATTGTGCGGATCCACTCGCAGTGCCTTACGGGCGATGTCTTCCACTCCCTGCGGTGCGACTGCCGTCAGCAGTTCGAACTCGCCATGGCCCTGATCACCGACGAAGGCACGGGCATTATGCTCTACGAACAGCAGGAGGGGCGCGGAATAGGACTGATGGCGAAGTTGCGTGCCTATGAGTTGCAGGACAAGGGTCTCGACACGATCGAGGCAAATCTTGAACTTGGCTACGAGGCCGACTGCCGCCACTTTGAGCTGCCTGCGCAGATCCTCAAGCAGATGGGGATCACTGAGGTCCGGCTTATCACCAACAATCCGGAGAAAGTGGAAGCCCTGGAGCTTGCCGGAATCAAGGTGGTTGAGCGCATCTCCGCCGAGGTCCCGAGCGAACCTACCAACGAGCGCTACCTTCAGACCAAGCGCGAGAAGATGGGCCACCTCGTCAGCTAG
- a CDS encoding sensor histidine kinase: protein MTQPDPKLILITLLIELGVAAAVSSSLARSTRFKNLLLLPRRTPRQTAWLVIIICVPLTLGVWVRTAVPNFLAADLSFETTILLGILVGPLAAMAGGATLAIPAVLHHEYWTLPVNLAIAAIAGAFGRFADPEDVWSFSPMIDLSIYRWVTRNLRRPQLDRQILLLLLVAGMQLGTSALSHYFPRHFFELNSREWWVQLLICATAPIVVGIPLKIWNAIRVERKLEEQGRLLLEARLDALQRQINPHFLFNTLNSITSLVRSQPELAREMIVKLANILRVLLKDREAFLPLSEELRFTDDYLDIEVVRFGDKLKVVKEIANNTLDIVVPGMLLQPLIENSIKHGLEPRISGGTVTIRSRITEERRLMVEIEDDGVGMAPERIDVSLVSGLVRPGNGIGVRNVRERMQVLYGELATVDINSRPGRGTKVTLLMPILDAGAETWGPIGGAAGQAISHMVEDAVRAMTRS from the coding sequence GTGACTCAGCCCGATCCCAAGCTGATTTTGATTACGCTGTTGATAGAACTGGGCGTGGCCGCAGCGGTTTCGAGCTCGCTGGCGCGATCGACCCGTTTCAAAAATCTCCTCCTGTTGCCGCGTCGAACTCCACGGCAGACGGCCTGGCTCGTCATCATCATCTGCGTGCCGCTAACTCTTGGCGTATGGGTCCGCACCGCCGTCCCCAACTTCCTGGCCGCCGATCTCTCCTTCGAAACCACGATTTTATTGGGAATTCTAGTGGGGCCACTCGCTGCAATGGCGGGCGGAGCGACGCTTGCAATTCCAGCCGTACTTCACCATGAGTACTGGACTCTCCCGGTAAATCTTGCGATTGCCGCGATCGCCGGAGCCTTCGGCCGCTTTGCTGACCCCGAAGACGTGTGGTCGTTCTCCCCCATGATCGACCTGAGCATCTATCGCTGGGTCACACGTAACCTGCGACGGCCGCAGCTCGATCGTCAGATTCTGTTGCTTCTCCTGGTAGCCGGTATGCAGCTCGGGACTAGTGCGCTATCGCATTACTTCCCGAGGCACTTCTTCGAACTGAACTCCAGAGAGTGGTGGGTGCAGTTGTTGATCTGCGCCACCGCGCCAATCGTCGTCGGAATTCCACTCAAGATCTGGAATGCGATTCGTGTCGAAAGAAAGCTGGAGGAGCAGGGAAGGCTGCTGCTGGAGGCCCGCCTGGATGCGTTACAACGACAGATCAACCCACACTTTCTGTTCAACACGCTGAATTCGATCACCTCCCTGGTTCGCTCGCAGCCGGAGTTGGCGCGAGAGATGATCGTCAAGCTGGCCAACATCCTGCGCGTGCTCTTGAAAGACCGCGAGGCCTTCCTGCCGCTCAGCGAGGAGCTGCGCTTTACCGACGATTATCTGGACATCGAAGTAGTGCGTTTCGGTGACAAGCTGAAGGTCGTCAAGGAGATTGCCAATAACACACTGGACATCGTGGTGCCCGGAATGCTCCTCCAGCCGCTTATTGAAAACAGCATCAAACATGGCCTCGAGCCGCGAATCAGCGGTGGCACTGTTACGATCCGCAGCCGGATTACGGAAGAAAGAAGGCTGATGGTCGAGATAGAAGATGACGGCGTCGGAATGGCTCCAGAGCGCATCGACGTCTCTCTGGTGAGCGGCCTGGTTCGTCCCGGAAACGGCATCGGGGTACGCAACGTACGCGAGCGCATGCAGGTTTTATACGGTGAACTGGCGACCGTCGATATCAACAGCCGTCCGGGTCGAGGGACAAAGGTGACGCTCCTTATGCCGATTCTGGACGCAGGCGCCGAAACCTGGGGACCGATAGGAGGCGCGGCGGGGCAGGCAATTAGTCACATGGTCGAAGACGCCGTGCGCGCAATGACCCGGTCGTAA
- the bshA gene encoding N-acetyl-alpha-D-glucosaminyl L-malate synthase BshA, producing MKIGITCYPTYGGSGVVATELGIELAARGHEIHFITYSQPFRLSGRESNIHFHEVAVSNYPLFEHPPYDLALATRMAEVAEFYSLDLLHVHYAIPHSVSALLARQMLATRGIHLPFITTLHGTDITLVGLDRSYLPITRFGIEQSDGVTSISSYLRDRTREAFAITSEIEVVRNFVNCDVYLRDPDLVAAMRPRFAEPNERLLVHLSNFRPVKRIQDVVRVFARVARAMPARLMLIGDGPDRSVAEYLAREHNVQDRVHFIGKQDNVNELLPLADLMLMPSEMESFGLAALEAMACSVPTIGTRVGGVPELIQDGHNGLLFDVGDVDSMSAAAISLLSDQPRLDAMARAGRKTAQDHFCASRVIPLYEDYYDRVIARTASSTM from the coding sequence ATGAAGATCGGCATCACCTGTTATCCCACCTACGGCGGCAGCGGCGTCGTTGCTACTGAGCTTGGCATCGAACTCGCTGCTCGTGGACACGAGATTCACTTCATCACCTACTCGCAACCTTTTCGTCTCAGTGGCCGGGAGTCGAATATTCATTTTCACGAGGTTGCGGTTTCAAACTACCCGCTGTTTGAACACCCGCCGTATGATCTTGCGCTCGCAACTCGGATGGCCGAGGTTGCTGAGTTCTATTCGCTGGATTTGTTGCATGTTCATTACGCGATTCCTCACTCGGTGAGTGCGTTGCTGGCACGACAGATGCTCGCCACGCGGGGGATTCATCTGCCCTTTATCACGACGCTTCACGGCACCGACATCACGCTGGTCGGACTGGATCGCTCGTATCTTCCTATAACAAGATTCGGTATCGAACAGTCGGACGGGGTCACCAGCATATCGAGCTACCTCCGCGACCGCACACGCGAGGCCTTCGCGATCACCTCCGAGATCGAGGTGGTCCGCAACTTTGTGAACTGCGATGTCTACCTTCGTGATCCGGACCTAGTGGCTGCGATGCGTCCGCGCTTCGCTGAGCCGAACGAACGGCTTCTGGTGCATCTCTCCAACTTTCGGCCAGTCAAACGCATTCAGGACGTCGTGAGGGTCTTTGCCCGCGTCGCCAGAGCGATGCCGGCTCGCCTGATGTTGATTGGCGACGGGCCTGACCGCAGCGTCGCCGAGTATCTCGCACGTGAGCACAACGTGCAGGATAGGGTTCATTTCATCGGGAAACAGGATAACGTCAACGAGCTGCTGCCGCTGGCTGACCTAATGCTGATGCCCAGCGAGATGGAGTCGTTCGGACTGGCTGCGCTTGAAGCCATGGCGTGCAGCGTTCCCACCATCGGGACACGCGTCGGCGGAGTTCCGGAGCTTATTCAAGACGGACATAACGGCCTCCTCTTTGACGTGGGCGACGTCGATTCTATGTCCGCCGCCGCGATCTCACTTCTAAGCGATCAGCCGCGTCTCGACGCCATGGCGCGAGCGGGCCGTAAGACTGCGCAGGATCACTTCTGCGCCTCTCGAGTGATTCCGCTCTACGAGGACTATTACGACCGGGTCATTGCGCGCACGGCGTCTTCGACCATGTGA
- a CDS encoding ChbG/HpnK family deacetylase: MHARLIINADDFGVTRGVNRAIAELHRAGSLTSATLMATGAAFDDAVAIASANPTLGVGCHVTLTDGIPVSPPQSISTLLGPDGKTLRPSLVDFVQALLRGKISEAEIEREALAQVEKLRDAGIEVTHLDTHKHTHLFPAVTRPLLRVAERCSIGAIRNPFEQNWSLALGHGNRLRRLQVNLLGSFKSRFGRQPQIREARVLTTDGTIGISATGHLDSQTLHELLLALPAEGTFELCCHPGYNDGDLDRVTTRLRTHRDVERNALLTELPARSLQPNAPQLINYGDLAV, translated from the coding sequence ATGCATGCGCGACTCATCATCAATGCGGACGACTTCGGTGTCACTCGTGGAGTTAACCGCGCGATTGCAGAGCTTCACCGGGCTGGGTCGCTGACCTCTGCAACGCTGATGGCGACCGGCGCCGCATTCGACGACGCTGTCGCGATAGCCAGTGCTAACCCAACCCTTGGCGTTGGTTGTCATGTCACACTCACAGACGGGATCCCGGTCTCGCCGCCGCAGAGTATCTCTACCTTACTGGGGCCCGATGGCAAAACACTTCGTCCTTCGCTGGTTGATTTCGTACAGGCACTCCTGCGCGGCAAGATCAGCGAAGCGGAGATTGAACGGGAGGCGCTTGCACAGGTGGAAAAGTTGCGCGACGCGGGCATTGAGGTTACTCACCTCGATACGCACAAACACACGCATCTCTTCCCTGCTGTCACGCGCCCTCTTCTGCGCGTTGCTGAACGCTGCTCCATCGGTGCGATTCGCAATCCCTTCGAGCAGAACTGGAGTCTTGCACTTGGCCACGGGAACCGCCTCCGCCGTTTGCAGGTAAATTTGCTCGGGAGCTTCAAAAGCAGGTTCGGGCGCCAACCGCAGATTCGCGAGGCCCGCGTGCTGACCACGGACGGAACCATTGGAATCTCCGCGACAGGCCATCTGGACTCCCAAACCCTTCACGAACTTTTGCTTGCTCTGCCTGCGGAGGGAACCTTCGAGCTGTGCTGCCATCCCGGCTACAACGACGGGGACTTAGATCGCGTCACCACTCGACTGCGCACTCATCGTGACGTCGAGCGAAATGCCTTGCTCACCGAGCTTCCCGCGAGGTCTTTGCAACCAAATGCGCCGCAGCTCATCAACTACGGGGACCTTGCAGTCTAG
- a CDS encoding beta-glucosidase family protein, with product MLSFQRFSVLSIFALVTVVSFSSPAAQAQTTPDISKMPWMNKALSPDERASMVLGQMTLDEKIEMVHGTGWGVLRAGDPVPAKSNFAAGYMAGIDRLGIPGIDLADSAVGARMAAYQSRYATLLPSTLGAASSWDPDSAFLYGSVIGRELRAWGTNMSIGGGVNITREPRNGRNFEYAGEDPILAGTMTGNLEKGVFSQHVMSDIKHYALNDQETGRTVVNALLDKKALRESDMLAFEVSIAIAEPSAVMCSYNLYEGDHTCENDYLLNEVLKKDFKFKGWVVSDWGATHSTVKAALNGMDQEMPGDENYFNAPLKKAVEGGQVPMARLDDMVHRILRSMFAAGVVDDPPVRTVVDPFRGRDDAQHIAEESIVLLKNADHILPLKATAASSIAIIGSHADVGVLSGGGSAQVDAPGGNAADPKAGGSGWTEHVYFPSSPLKNIQAHSPQGSVRYADGLDTAAAVKLAKSSSVAIVFVNQPMQEGMDAVTLSLPDNQDALVEAVAAANPNTIVVLENGGPVSMPWVQRVKGVVEMWYPGIGGAQALANILFGEVNPSGKLPVTFAKDEAQLPHPVVPGLEGVPPGPNQEHKVQPFDVNYNSEGAKVGYKWFEATNKQPLFPFGFGLSYTTYAYSGLTVDDAKRTVHFTVRNTGTHEGTEIAEVYVALPAAAKEDYKRLAAWHRVKLAPGESKEVTLALHPLSLTVFNTDQNGWQLLPGEYKVTAGPSSSDTPLKATLHVQ from the coding sequence ATGTTATCTTTTCAACGGTTCAGCGTTTTGTCGATCTTTGCTTTGGTTACAGTGGTTTCGTTTAGCTCTCCGGCAGCACAGGCCCAGACCACACCCGATATCTCGAAGATGCCGTGGATGAATAAGGCTCTCTCGCCCGATGAGCGCGCCAGCATGGTGCTCGGACAGATGACTCTTGATGAAAAAATTGAGATGGTTCACGGAACGGGTTGGGGTGTTCTGCGCGCGGGCGACCCGGTGCCGGCGAAATCGAACTTCGCCGCGGGGTATATGGCGGGTATTGACCGGCTGGGTATTCCTGGCATCGATCTTGCGGACTCCGCGGTCGGAGCCCGCATGGCGGCGTATCAGTCCCGTTATGCGACGCTGCTGCCATCGACGCTTGGCGCTGCCTCAAGCTGGGATCCTGATTCGGCTTTTCTTTACGGCTCCGTGATTGGCCGCGAACTTCGCGCCTGGGGCACGAATATGTCGATCGGAGGCGGTGTCAACATTACGCGTGAACCGCGCAACGGTCGCAACTTTGAGTACGCCGGAGAAGATCCGATCCTCGCTGGGACGATGACTGGCAATCTCGAAAAGGGAGTCTTCTCACAGCATGTGATGAGCGACATCAAACACTACGCGCTGAACGACCAGGAAACGGGGCGGACTGTTGTCAATGCGCTGCTCGACAAGAAGGCTTTACGCGAGTCGGACATGCTTGCCTTCGAGGTATCGATCGCGATCGCGGAGCCGTCGGCGGTGATGTGCTCCTACAACCTTTATGAGGGTGACCACACCTGCGAGAACGATTACCTGTTAAACGAAGTTTTGAAGAAGGACTTCAAGTTCAAGGGCTGGGTGGTGTCGGATTGGGGTGCGACCCACAGCACCGTCAAAGCAGCGCTGAACGGGATGGACCAGGAGATGCCAGGCGACGAAAACTACTTCAATGCGCCGTTGAAGAAGGCTGTTGAAGGGGGGCAGGTCCCCATGGCTCGACTGGATGACATGGTTCATCGCATTCTCCGCAGCATGTTTGCAGCGGGCGTGGTGGATGATCCGCCGGTCCGTACTGTCGTCGATCCGTTCCGTGGAAGAGATGACGCGCAGCACATTGCTGAAGAGAGCATCGTTCTGCTGAAGAACGCGGATCATATTCTTCCGCTGAAGGCGACGGCTGCGAGTTCGATTGCGATCATCGGTTCGCATGCAGATGTGGGTGTTCTCTCGGGCGGCGGATCGGCCCAGGTAGATGCGCCGGGCGGTAATGCTGCGGATCCGAAGGCAGGCGGCTCCGGCTGGACCGAGCATGTCTACTTCCCTTCTTCGCCGCTCAAGAACATTCAGGCGCACTCGCCTCAGGGGTCAGTTCGATACGCCGATGGGTTGGATACTGCCGCGGCGGTGAAGCTCGCGAAGTCTTCTTCTGTGGCCATTGTCTTTGTGAACCAGCCGATGCAGGAGGGGATGGATGCGGTGACACTGTCGCTGCCTGACAATCAGGACGCTCTAGTCGAGGCGGTCGCAGCAGCGAATCCGAACACCATCGTTGTGCTTGAGAACGGCGGACCGGTGAGTATGCCGTGGGTTCAACGTGTGAAGGGCGTGGTCGAGATGTGGTATCCGGGCATTGGCGGTGCGCAGGCTCTGGCAAACATCCTCTTCGGCGAGGTGAATCCTTCCGGCAAGCTGCCGGTCACGTTCGCAAAAGATGAGGCACAGTTGCCGCATCCGGTGGTACCGGGTCTTGAGGGCGTGCCACCTGGCCCAAATCAAGAGCATAAAGTTCAACCGTTCGACGTGAACTACAACTCAGAGGGCGCTAAGGTCGGCTACAAGTGGTTTGAGGCGACCAACAAGCAGCCACTCTTCCCATTCGGCTTCGGCTTGTCTTACACAACCTATGCTTACTCTGGCCTGACTGTGGATGATGCCAAGCGCACGGTTCACTTCACGGTTCGCAACACGGGAACGCATGAGGGCACTGAGATCGCCGAGGTCTACGTTGCGCTGCCTGCCGCTGCGAAGGAGGACTATAAGCGGCTTGCAGCATGGCATCGGGTGAAGCTGGCTCCTGGCGAGTCGAAGGAGGTCACGCTCGCGCTGCATCCGCTCTCGCTTACGGTCTTCAATACGGATCAGAACGGATGGCAACTGCTTCCGGGAGAGTACAAGGTGACGGCGGGGCCGTCCTCCAGTGATACTCCGCTGAAGGCTACGCTGCACGTTCAGTAG
- a CDS encoding VOC family protein — protein MTLTPFHIAFPVDDLDAARSFYGITLGCAEGRSSAQWIDFDLFGHQIVAHLKPGSSNGKAHHNPVDGHDVPVPHFGVVLPMETWETLAERLRRAGVTFVIEPYIRFKGEVGEQATMFFLDPAGNALEFKAFADIGQLFAK, from the coding sequence TTGACGCTGACACCTTTTCACATTGCCTTTCCAGTCGACGACCTGGACGCTGCCCGTAGTTTTTATGGAATCACCCTTGGCTGTGCGGAGGGCCGCAGTTCGGCGCAGTGGATCGACTTCGATCTCTTCGGCCACCAGATCGTCGCGCATCTGAAGCCCGGCTCCTCGAACGGCAAGGCTCACCACAATCCCGTCGACGGACACGACGTTCCAGTTCCTCACTTCGGTGTGGTGCTTCCGATGGAGACGTGGGAGACCCTTGCTGAGCGGCTTCGGCGTGCGGGGGTCACGTTTGTGATTGAACCGTACATACGCTTTAAAGGGGAAGTGGGAGAGCAGGCTACGATGTTCTTTCTAGACCCTGCAGGCAATGCGCTTGAGTTCAAGGCATTCGCGGACATTGGACAACTCTTTGCGAAGTGA
- a CDS encoding ATP-binding protein, which translates to MSEQTQIVQSHVMEKVSEDLVALLRKVPILSSLRDDELHCLDGVRDFHIGKGEVVTRQGELAHSFWILLDGELRVSQKTAEQNEFTVAKIEAGSAFGEMALLTNVPNLGSVEATTPSHLLELDEEQFWGLMTSCPQVRKAILGNMAYRFQKLQSTTVQQEKMASLGTLAAGLMHELNNPGSAARRAASQLRDNLMRMHELSLKFKERDLSKEQKHCMFDMQKQALAMKQPLMMNSLDQSDAEEALAEWMESANIENAWKMAPTLVSIGMNAAELERVKNDFDGPLLGEALGWLEAMASSMQLVGTIEESIGRVTDLVHAVKSYAYEGKGQKQTIDINNSIHATLIILGHKLREKEIVLEKNFATDLPPLHSECTGLNQIWTNLLDNAIDAVPQHGRISVHTWAENSKTDAKNPHMDLCISVSDNGSGIPLESQEHIFDPFYTTKPVGVGTGIGLGIVQRIVDQYHGVIRFSSEPGNTEFVVRLPSDNE; encoded by the coding sequence ATGAGCGAACAAACCCAAATCGTCCAAAGTCACGTCATGGAAAAAGTCAGTGAGGATCTAGTCGCGCTTCTGCGCAAGGTTCCCATTCTGTCCTCGTTGCGAGATGACGAGCTGCATTGTCTTGACGGCGTGCGGGACTTCCACATCGGTAAGGGCGAAGTCGTCACACGGCAGGGTGAGCTGGCGCACTCCTTCTGGATACTGCTTGACGGCGAGCTTCGAGTGAGTCAGAAGACAGCCGAACAAAATGAATTCACTGTGGCCAAGATCGAAGCCGGCAGCGCCTTTGGAGAGATGGCACTGTTGACCAACGTTCCGAACCTCGGGAGCGTCGAGGCGACGACGCCAAGTCACCTGCTGGAGCTCGACGAAGAGCAGTTCTGGGGTTTGATGACCAGTTGCCCGCAGGTTCGGAAGGCAATTCTGGGCAACATGGCATATCGCTTTCAAAAGCTTCAGAGTACGACGGTACAGCAGGAGAAGATGGCGTCGCTGGGGACGCTCGCTGCGGGTTTGATGCATGAGTTGAATAATCCCGGCTCTGCCGCGCGCCGTGCCGCGTCTCAGCTGCGCGACAATCTAATGCGAATGCATGAGCTGTCTCTCAAGTTCAAAGAGCGCGATCTCTCGAAAGAGCAGAAGCACTGCATGTTCGATATGCAGAAGCAGGCGCTTGCCATGAAGCAACCGTTGATGATGAACTCGCTGGACCAGAGCGATGCCGAAGAGGCGTTGGCGGAGTGGATGGAGTCAGCCAACATCGAAAACGCGTGGAAGATGGCTCCTACGCTGGTCTCGATCGGCATGAACGCGGCTGAGTTGGAGCGCGTGAAGAACGACTTTGACGGACCGTTGCTGGGAGAGGCACTGGGCTGGCTGGAGGCGATGGCCTCAAGCATGCAGTTGGTAGGCACCATCGAGGAGAGTATCGGGCGAGTTACGGACCTGGTGCACGCCGTCAAGTCGTACGCCTATGAAGGCAAGGGCCAGAAGCAGACGATCGACATCAACAACAGCATTCACGCGACGCTAATCATTCTCGGACATAAGCTGCGCGAAAAGGAGATTGTGCTCGAGAAGAACTTCGCCACGGATCTTCCTCCGCTGCATAGCGAGTGCACGGGACTGAACCAGATCTGGACGAATCTACTGGACAATGCGATCGACGCGGTGCCGCAGCACGGACGGATCAGCGTGCATACCTGGGCGGAGAATTCGAAGACGGACGCGAAGAATCCACACATGGATCTCTGCATTAGCGTGAGCGACAACGGCTCGGGCATTCCGCTGGAGAGCCAGGAACACATCTTCGATCCCTTCTACACAACCAAGCCGGTGGGCGTGGGAACAGGGATCGGTCTGGGCATCGTACAGCGCATCGTCGACCAGTACCATGGGGTCATCCGCTTCAGCTCCGAACCCGGCAATACAGAGTTTGTTGTGCGACTTCCGAGCGATAACGAATAG